In Rosa chinensis cultivar Old Blush chromosome 1, RchiOBHm-V2, whole genome shotgun sequence, a genomic segment contains:
- the LOC112181774 gene encoding metalloendoproteinase 4-MMP, with protein MFRLFSYSLSLFIFFLKFPPCIPTRTVPKNTGISEIIAAPKCGAPPPDMSSNTLQGTKYYVYFPGKPRWVPRTMPMRLTYAFSAENMISYLSSSDIRDTFKRSFDRWASVIPVSFFETEDYGFSDIKIGFYAGDHGDGEPFDGVLGILAHSFSPETGRLHLDAAETWAVDFRSEKSAVAVDLESVATHEIGHLLGLGHSLVKEAVMYPSLKPREKKVDLQVDDVEGVQALYGSNPNYTFSALSESEYSTSTNLGVDFRSRPSRWENFVFVLVIWSCIYF; from the coding sequence ATGTTTCGGTTATTCAGttactctctctccctctttatCTTCTTCCTCAAATTCCCGCCATGCATACCCACCAGAACAGTCCCCAAAAACACCGGAATATCAGAGATAATTGCAGCACCGAAATGTGGTGCACCACCACCTGACATGAGCTCAAATACATTGCAGGGCACGAAATATTACGTGTATTTCCCCGGAAAACCTCGGTGGGTCCCACGCACGATGCCCATGAGACTCACCTACGCTTTCTCGGCGGAGaacatgatcagttacttgagcTCGTCCGATATCCGAGACACATTTAAACGCTCTTTTGATCGTTGGGCGTCGGTTATTCCGGTGAGCTTCTTCGAGACGGAAGACTACGGCTTCTCGGATATCAAAATAGGGTTTTACGCCGGGGACCACGGCGACGGAGAGCCTTTCGACGGTGTGCTTGGGATTTTAGCCCACTCGTTTTCGCCGGAGACCGGGAGGCTCCACCTTGATGCGGCGGAGACGTGGGCAGTGGACTTTAGGTCGGAGAAATCGGCGGTGGCTGTCGATTTAGAGTCCGTGGCGACTCATGAGATCGGGCATTTGCTAGGGTTAGGGCATAGTTTGGTGAAAGAGGCTGTGATGTACCCGAGTTTGAAGCCTAGGGAAAAGAAGGTTGATTTACAGGTTGATGATGTTGAAGGAGTGCAAGCTTTGTATGGATCGAACCCCAATTATACATTCAGTGCTTTATCAGAGTCAGAATACAGTACTTCAACAAATCTGGGCGTTGATTTCAGGAGTAGACCATCAAGATGGGAAAATTTCGTCTTTGTTTTGGTTATCTGGTCGTGCATTTACTTTTAG
- the LOC112175902 gene encoding uncharacterized protein LOC112175902 produces the protein MVDRLQSVCCMCGDVGFPDKLFRCNKCRNRFQHSYCSNYYSEFAEPIELCDWCRSEETSTTRHGGGSSSKKSAASASRSEYSGDKIKQHDHHQPSDQEMGGSGEKAAAGKNSSSPGPSPRTATRRVCRVCLLQQRLTASLLC, from the exons ATGGTGGATCGTCTTCAAAGCGTTTGCTGCATGTGCGGTGACGTTGGTTTTCCTGACAAGCTCTTCCGCTGCAACAAATGCCGCAACCGCTTTCAACACTC GTATTGCAGCAACTACTATAGTGAATTCGCGGAGCCGATTGAGCTATGCGACTGGTGCCGAAGTGAAGAGACGAGCACGACTAGGCACGGCGGTGGCAGCTCTTCTAAGAAATCGGCAGCTTCTGCGAGCCGGTCGGAGTACTCCGGGGACAAGATCAAGCAACACGATCATCATCAACCCAGTGATCAAGAGATGGGTGGTAGCGGAGAGAAAGCGGCCGCCGGTAAGAACAGTAGCAGCCCTGGGCCGTCCCCGAGAACCGCTACTCGCAG GGTTTGTCGCGTCTGTCTGTTACAGCAGAGACTTACAGCCTCATTGCTTTGTTGA